The Candidatus Edwardsbacteria bacterium genome includes the window TCAAATTCACGCCTTATTTTCAGTGTAAACGCATGGCCCGGGCAGGTTGAATCTTAGATGCCATCCTCGCCGGAAATATGCAGACCAGCAGGGCCGAGAAAAAGACCAGCAGGGTGGGGATGTAAATGCTCGGGGCGTTGATCTCGGATTTCATGGTGTCCATCACTATGCCACCCACCTCGGTGGGAGGGATATTAAATCCGTAGATAGAGAAAATATAGTTGACCAGAAGCCCTAACAGGCTGCCTATAACAAGACTGATTGCGGCCATGGCCATTACCTCTATCACCACCATCCGGAATATCTGCGATGGCCGGGTTCCCAGGGCTTTTAAGACCCCGTATTCCCTGGTGCGCTCCAGCACCGCCATCAGCACGGTGTTCAGTACGCCGATAGCCACTATCAGCATGATGATGAAGTGAAATACGACGTTGCCTTGCTTGTCGGCCTGCATGCTCCGGTAGAAGGTCTTGGCCACCACCTGCCATGGCTCGACGTCCAGACCCATCCCCGAAAGCTCTTGTGATAACCGGCGTGTTATCCCCGGCACTTTTTTGATGTTGGAAACATTGATGCTGATCTGGTGGACCCGGCCCTCCAGGACCATCAGCTCCTGGGCATCGGCCAGGTGCAGGTAGAAGGACATCCGATCTTTATAATCGTCTCCGCTCTCCATGATCCCGCAGACGGTGTAGATATCGTTGGCGATGGAGCCATCGGCAGCCTGGGAGACTATCACTATCTGACTGTCCAGATCAGCTTTGAGGCTTTGTGCCAGGCCCTTGCCTATCACCGCAAAATGACCGGGCTGCTCCGGGAATAATATTCCCTGTTTGATCTTTTTGTCAAAATGGGTGGTGGCCGTCTCCCGTCGGGGGTCGATCCCGATCATCTGCACAGCGCTGCTCTTGTCGTTCAGCGAGGCCAGCCCCGGAGCGAATAACTGCGGTGCCCAGGATTCCACCCCTCTGACGGTCTCTATCTTATTGCCTACGTCCTGATAGCCGTCTATGGTCTTGTAAAGCGACGGCTTGTCCAGGTAGTCGCCTTTGTGAATCTGGATGTGGCCGGTCTGGGTGCGGGTAAAGACGTCTATCAGGTGGTTGTAGGAGCCGTCGGCGATGCCGATGCTCAGGGAGGCCAGGGTAAAACCGCCCACCATGGTCAGCACCGTAAAAACCGTGCGCCGTTTTTGACGGAAAATATTTCTTAGGGCCAATTTAAGTATCATAATAGAATGTTGTTTACTATTACCGGCCTTTTTTCAGATTGCGCAGGGAAAATATACCCTCTTTCAGGGGGATGTCAAAATCGGTCTTCAGGTAACGGATGACCGTCCGGTTGCCTTCCTTGGTCTGGGATATCAGCTCCATAACTGTCGGGATGGTCTTGCCGCCCATTACCTTGATCTCTTTGAATTCCATCAGCCGCATCATTCGGCCCTTCTCGTCGTAATATTCCTGCCGGACCGGCAGGTAATCCTTCTCCCTGACAGTCAATATAATCTTGCCCCAGACTACGGCAGCGTTCTCTTTGGGGATCATCTCCAGGCTGAGCATCCCCGGCTCCGGCTCCGCCGGAGTGATCATCGTATAGGTATAATCGTCCAGCATCGATGACTCGCGCACCAGGTCGTCGTTGTTGAAGTCTGAGCCCATCCAGGAGCCCATCATCATTGAGGGCGGCACCTTGATCACCTTGGCGGTCTGGGGCAGGTAGTTCCACATCTCGTTCTTGATGCGCAGGGTGGCGGTACCGCTTTCCTTCTTGGGAGAGTTGATAAGGATGAAAGTCTTGTCGGTGCCCTTGGTCCATGCCTCCAGCGAAAGGGTCCGCTGCCAGTGTGGGGTGCTGATCTCCATTTCCATCTGAGCGTAACTGCTGTTGCTACGGTATAATTGATCCACCTTTTTGATGATCTCCCGGGCCCGGTCCTCCGGCTGGCCATTTAGGCGGCCCAGGGTCAGCAGCATCAGGACAAATGCCAATAATGTTCTTTTCATGTTATTATCTCCCGTCGGATGGTTTGGATTCGCAACCCTGTTAATAATCGCCGGAACGATTGGTTAAATGATATCAATAAAAGGATATATTTTCAATACCGTTGATCGATTAAAAAAATATTAATTATTGACACCATTGATGGTATAATGATATCTTATTAGGTATTAACGCCGCTATGCAAACATGAAGATTATTCAAGGCTTAAAGCAGATAAATCCTTTTATAGTGGACCGAAGATCCAAGTACGCGGTCACTTCTTTTCCGGTCCTTTCGGAGGATGATTTTAAGGAAAAGATTAAGCTTCTATTGAAAGACAAGAAATTCCGTCAGGCCGATCACAACATCGTTGCTTACCGGATAAAAACCGGCGACGGAAGAATTCTTGAATATAAAAACGACGGCTATAATTCCCCGTCAAAGGAGACCGGGGCCGGGGTGATGATGCTGGAGATCATGCGGAAGAGAAAGGCGGAGAACCTCTGCTTGGTGGTCACCCGCTGGTACGGCGGTGTGCACCTGGGAGCAGACCGGTTCAAGCACGTAAGGGATGCGACAATTGAAATATTAAAATGAGATTTGATGAACGAGCCTGATAAAACAAAAATCATTGACACCCACGCCCACCTGACCAAGAGCGACTACAAAAACGACCGGGATCAGGTCATCAAAAGAGCGCAGGATGCCGGCGTGGAGTATATAATCAACGTCGGCTACGATCTGAAGACCAGCCGGGCCTCGGTGGAGCTGGCCGAGAAGCACGACTGTTGCTATGCCGCGGTGGGCATCCATCCCCATGATGCCAAAACTCTTGATGAAAAAACCTTCAAAGAACTGGAAGTTTTGGCTAAAAATCCCAAGGTAGTGGCCATCGGCGAGATGGGCTTGGATTTCCACCGGAACCTGTCCCCCAAAGAAATCCAGGTCGAAGCTTTCAAAAAACAGTTGGCCTGGGCGGAAACGCTTAACCTGCCGGTGGTGGTTCACGACCGCGACGCCCATCAAGAAGTGATGGACATTTTAAAAGAGCATCCTGGTCTCAAAATTGTCCTTCATTGTTTTGCCGGGGATGTCGAAATGGCCAAAGAGTCCAAGCGGCGGGGCTATTTGCTGTCGGCAGGCGGGCCGATTACTTTCAAGAATTCCAAGCATCTTCCCGAAGTGCTTAAAACAGTGGAACTGGAGAGCCTGATGCTGGAGACAGACTGTCCCTACCTGGCTCCGGAGCCGCACCGCGGCCAGCGCAACGAGCCGGCTTATCTGGAGATCATTGCCAGGAAAGTGGCGGAGATCCTTTCGCCACTGACTTATGATGACGTCTGCCGGGTTACCACCCTGAATGCCAAAAAGTTCTTCAACATCGGAAGAATAGACCCGGCCAAGATCGCATATCAGATAAGAGATTCACTCTACCTGAACATCACAAATCGCTGCACCAATTCCTGCCTGTTCTGCATCCGACAGAAGACAGACTTTATCAAGGGGCACAACCTTAGGCTGGAGCGGGAGCCGGATTTCCAGGAGGTAGTTGATGCCATCGGCGATCCATCAAAATATCGGGAGGTGGTCTTCTGCGGCTACGGCGAGCCGCTGCTGCGCCTGGATCTGGTCAAGCAAGTGGCCGGCTGGCTTAAAAGCAAAAAGACCCATGTGCGGATC containing:
- a CDS encoding FtsX-like permease family protein — its product is MILKLALRNIFRQKRRTVFTVLTMVGGFTLASLSIGIADGSYNHLIDVFTRTQTGHIQIHKGDYLDKPSLYKTIDGYQDVGNKIETVRGVESWAPQLFAPGLASLNDKSSAVQMIGIDPRRETATTHFDKKIKQGILFPEQPGHFAVIGKGLAQSLKADLDSQIVIVSQAADGSIANDIYTVCGIMESGDDYKDRMSFYLHLADAQELMVLEGRVHQISINVSNIKKVPGITRRLSQELSGMGLDVEPWQVVAKTFYRSMQADKQGNVVFHFIIMLIVAIGVLNTVLMAVLERTREYGVLKALGTRPSQIFRMVVIEVMAMAAISLVIGSLLGLLVNYIFSIYGFNIPPTEVGGIVMDTMKSEINAPSIYIPTLLVFFSALLVCIFPARMASKIQPARAMRLH
- a CDS encoding outer membrane lipoprotein-sorting protein; the protein is MKRTLLAFVLMLLTLGRLNGQPEDRAREIIKKVDQLYRSNSSYAQMEMEISTPHWQRTLSLEAWTKGTDKTFILINSPKKESGTATLRIKNEMWNYLPQTAKVIKVPPSMMMGSWMGSDFNNDDLVRESSMLDDYTYTMITPAEPEPGMLSLEMIPKENAAVVWGKIILTVREKDYLPVRQEYYDEKGRMMRLMEFKEIKVMGGKTIPTVMELISQTKEGNRTVIRYLKTDFDIPLKEGIFSLRNLKKGR
- a CDS encoding YchF/TatD family DNA exonuclease, translated to MNEPDKTKIIDTHAHLTKSDYKNDRDQVIKRAQDAGVEYIINVGYDLKTSRASVELAEKHDCCYAAVGIHPHDAKTLDEKTFKELEVLAKNPKVVAIGEMGLDFHRNLSPKEIQVEAFKKQLAWAETLNLPVVVHDRDAHQEVMDILKEHPGLKIVLHCFAGDVEMAKESKRRGYLLSAGGPITFKNSKHLPEVLKTVELESLMLETDCPYLAPEPHRGQRNEPAYLEIIARKVAEILSPLTYDDVCRVTTLNAKKFFNIGRIDPAKIAYQIRDSLYLNITNRCTNSCLFCIRQKTDFIKGHNLRLEREPDFQEVVDAIGDPSKYREVVFCGYGEPLLRLDLVKQVAGWLKSKKTHVRINTNGQGNLIAGRDIIPELKGLIDEVSISLNAGDQETYDRICPSRFSDKAFAALLDFAKGCRSAGIKTTVTVMDMPGVDIEKAKQTAKELGVNIRIRHYDVVG
- a CDS encoding YigZ family protein gives rise to the protein MKIIQGLKQINPFIVDRRSKYAVTSFPVLSEDDFKEKIKLLLKDKKFRQADHNIVAYRIKTGDGRILEYKNDGYNSPSKETGAGVMMLEIMRKRKAENLCLVVTRWYGGVHLGADRFKHVRDATIEILK